A stretch of the Archangium violaceum genome encodes the following:
- a CDS encoding M24 family metallopeptidase, which yields MNELATKLALVRENMNEHGLGAVRLRGVDWFAWMTCGGSNVVILSTEAGVAEVLVTADGAWVLTDNIEAARLEQEELPPGLQVWSHPWQDSAQREAFVAERRGSGSIASDRPSAGEVPLPERLTRARWSLLPEELDRYRALGRDAAEAMTEVLLAAKPEWTGFELAGAGAEALWARGIHPTLTLVGDERRLPVHRHATASKDRLGGRAMLVFCGRRHGLFANLTRFVYFRQPSAEERRLANDVAQVEAAALEVCRPGTTLGQVYSALVQAYAAAGHPGGEAFHHQGGSCGYLSRDVVARPGSTVALELYNAMAWNPSLPGAKIEDTVVVSPDGLEILTVDSRWPTVQVAGRARPDLLVR from the coding sequence ATGAACGAATTGGCGACCAAGCTCGCATTGGTGCGAGAGAACATGAACGAGCACGGTCTGGGCGCAGTCCGCCTTCGCGGCGTGGACTGGTTCGCGTGGATGACGTGTGGTGGCTCCAACGTGGTGATCCTCTCGACGGAGGCGGGCGTCGCGGAGGTGCTCGTCACCGCGGACGGTGCCTGGGTGCTCACGGACAACATCGAGGCGGCTCGTCTGGAGCAGGAGGAGCTGCCTCCTGGGCTGCAGGTGTGGTCGCATCCGTGGCAGGACAGCGCTCAGCGCGAGGCCTTCGTGGCCGAGCGTCGCGGGTCTGGCTCCATCGCCTCGGATCGTCCCTCGGCGGGCGAGGTGCCGCTGCCCGAGCGCCTGACGCGTGCCCGCTGGTCGCTCCTTCCCGAGGAGCTCGATCGCTACCGCGCGCTCGGACGGGATGCGGCCGAGGCGATGACCGAGGTGCTGCTCGCCGCGAAGCCGGAATGGACGGGCTTCGAGCTGGCCGGCGCCGGGGCCGAGGCGCTCTGGGCGCGCGGCATCCATCCCACCCTGACCCTCGTCGGGGACGAGCGCCGCCTTCCCGTGCACCGGCATGCCACGGCCTCGAAGGATCGGCTCGGGGGCCGGGCGATGCTCGTCTTCTGTGGTCGCAGGCACGGCCTCTTCGCCAACCTCACCCGCTTCGTCTATTTCCGGCAGCCCTCGGCCGAGGAGCGCCGGCTCGCGAACGACGTGGCTCAGGTGGAGGCCGCCGCGTTGGAGGTGTGCCGCCCGGGCACCACGCTCGGCCAGGTCTACTCCGCGCTCGTCCAGGCCTACGCCGCGGCGGGGCATCCGGGAGGCGAGGCGTTCCACCACCAGGGAGGCTCCTGCGGCTACCTCTCCCGGGACGTGGTGGCGCGCCCTGGCTCGACGGTGGCGCTCGAGCTCTACAACGCGATGGCGTGGAACCCCTCCCTGCCCGGCGCGAAGATCGAGGACACGGTCGTGGTGTCCCCGGATGGCCTGGAGATCCTCACCGTGGACTCGCGCTGGCCCACGGTGCAGGTGGCGGGGCGCGCTCGGCCGGATCTCCTCGTGCGCTGA
- a CDS encoding GNAT family N-acetyltransferase: MSIDEIHESNTQFHESWRFFARNSVAGEVLDLPEVCIASSNVSWSMMNAAFLPAPVETEEALERAAAAAASFFLPKGRGWMLALCEDWVPPRLRERAGQLFAPHGLKPSLVATGMVAERLAPPMRPLPVMEVRQAEDSRGRSDLSDVNSLCYDVPLPVGREAFDVPGLFSGDSKGFVGYRHGEAATSAAVIRVRDVAYIAMVATLPSHRQLGCAETVMRHALAEAKQAWGIERTVLHATPAGLPVYRRMGYRAVTRFHFYMAEPPQRG; encoded by the coding sequence ATGTCCATCGACGAGATCCACGAATCCAATACCCAGTTCCATGAGTCCTGGCGCTTCTTCGCCAGGAACAGCGTCGCCGGAGAAGTGCTCGACCTGCCCGAGGTGTGCATCGCGTCGAGCAACGTCTCCTGGTCGATGATGAACGCGGCCTTCCTTCCGGCCCCGGTGGAGACGGAGGAGGCGCTGGAGCGGGCCGCGGCCGCCGCCGCGAGCTTCTTCCTCCCCAAGGGGCGGGGGTGGATGCTGGCCCTGTGCGAGGACTGGGTGCCGCCCCGGCTGCGCGAGCGGGCCGGGCAGCTCTTCGCCCCACACGGATTGAAGCCGTCCCTGGTGGCCACCGGCATGGTGGCCGAGCGCCTCGCACCGCCCATGCGGCCCCTGCCGGTGATGGAGGTGCGCCAGGCGGAGGACTCGCGGGGGCGGAGCGACCTCTCCGACGTCAACTCCCTCTGCTACGACGTGCCGCTCCCGGTAGGACGCGAGGCCTTCGACGTGCCGGGACTCTTCTCGGGCGACAGCAAGGGCTTCGTCGGATACCGCCACGGAGAGGCCGCCACCAGCGCCGCCGTCATCCGGGTGCGGGACGTGGCCTACATCGCGATGGTGGCCACCCTGCCCTCGCACCGGCAGCTCGGCTGCGCCGAGACCGTCATGCGCCACGCGCTCGCCGAGGCGAAGCAGGCGTGGGGAATCGAGCGCACGGTGCTGCACGCCACCCCGGCGGGACTGCCCGTGTACCGCCGCATGGGGTACCGGGCCGTCACGCGCTTCCACTTCTACATGGCGGAGCCCCCACAGCGCGGGTGA
- a CDS encoding family 1 glycosylhydrolase, translating into MSATSGSSNGLPEIWGGVEGTVNRVGDRYFDQMRRSGHWERIEDLDLIAALGIKALRYPVLWEQLAPLGPERADWTWPDARLARLRKLGVRPIVGLVHHGSGPRHTSLVDPAFPFELARYARAVAERYPWVDDYTPVNEPLTTGRFSGLYGHWYPHGKDYPTFARTMMVQCRAIVEAMRAIREVNPGARLIQTEDMGRTYSTPHLAYQAEFENHRRWLSLDLLCGRIDRYHPLWPHLLQWGVSEKELGWFLDNPMPPDVVGLNYYITSDRLLDERMEHYPAWSHGGNHRDAYADVHVAGVWKNAITGHRDVLAWAWERYRLPVALTEVHLGCTREDQLRWLAEAWEAACSLRAEGVDVRALTVWSLLGAYDWNTLVTADRGFYEPGVFDMRAPRPRPTALARMTHALATRGDFEHPVLASPGWWRRKERPEVNFAASLHGDSPVPYVTYVPARRARSKAPRPVLISGATGTLGRAFARLCKNRGIAFQLLSRQDMDIASLESVERAIERFQPWALINAAGYVRVDDAELDAARCFRENALGPEVLATACGARGVRLVTFSSDLVFGGERNSAYLESCPVQPLNQYGRSKVEAERRVLERMPEALVVRTGAFFGPWDRHNFVTLALGTLAKGDRFAAADDVVVSPTYVPDLVHTCLDLLLDEASGVWHLTNEGEVTWAELARQAASLMGLNPRRVEGRPLESFGWSAPRPRYSALSSERAQLMPPLTKALERYLEENENKPAQRAAGGGRAVCAECGGTVDEGHGDGRCGLHRERGDGGVAAGG; encoded by the coding sequence GTGAGCGCGACCTCCGGAAGCTCCAATGGCCTCCCCGAGATATGGGGAGGCGTCGAGGGCACGGTCAACCGGGTGGGTGACCGGTACTTCGACCAGATGCGGCGCAGCGGCCACTGGGAGCGCATCGAGGATCTGGACCTCATCGCGGCACTCGGCATCAAGGCCCTGCGCTACCCGGTGCTGTGGGAGCAGCTCGCCCCGCTCGGTCCCGAGCGGGCGGACTGGACCTGGCCGGACGCGCGACTGGCACGCCTGCGGAAGTTGGGGGTGAGGCCCATCGTCGGGCTCGTCCACCACGGCAGCGGACCGCGGCACACCAGCCTGGTGGACCCGGCCTTCCCCTTCGAGCTCGCACGGTACGCGCGGGCCGTGGCCGAGCGTTACCCGTGGGTGGATGACTACACCCCGGTGAACGAGCCGCTGACCACCGGGCGCTTCAGCGGGCTGTACGGTCACTGGTATCCGCACGGCAAGGACTACCCCACCTTCGCGCGCACGATGATGGTGCAGTGCCGCGCGATCGTGGAGGCCATGCGCGCCATCCGCGAGGTGAATCCCGGAGCCCGCCTCATCCAGACGGAGGACATGGGGCGCACGTACAGCACTCCGCATCTGGCCTACCAGGCGGAGTTCGAGAACCACCGGCGTTGGCTGAGCCTGGATCTGCTCTGCGGGCGCATCGATCGTTACCACCCGCTGTGGCCCCACCTGCTGCAATGGGGCGTCTCCGAGAAGGAGCTCGGGTGGTTCCTCGACAACCCGATGCCCCCGGACGTGGTGGGGCTCAACTACTACATCACCAGTGACCGGCTGCTCGACGAGCGGATGGAGCACTACCCGGCCTGGTCCCACGGCGGAAACCATCGGGACGCCTACGCGGACGTGCATGTGGCCGGAGTGTGGAAGAACGCCATCACCGGCCACCGGGACGTGCTCGCCTGGGCGTGGGAGCGCTACCGGCTGCCCGTGGCCCTCACCGAGGTGCACCTGGGCTGCACGCGGGAGGACCAGCTGCGCTGGCTGGCGGAGGCGTGGGAGGCGGCCTGCTCGCTACGCGCGGAGGGCGTGGACGTGCGCGCCCTCACGGTGTGGAGCCTGCTGGGGGCCTACGACTGGAACACGCTGGTGACGGCCGACCGCGGCTTCTACGAGCCCGGCGTCTTCGACATGCGCGCGCCGCGCCCACGCCCCACCGCGCTGGCCCGGATGACGCACGCGCTGGCCACCCGCGGGGACTTCGAGCACCCGGTCCTCGCCTCGCCGGGCTGGTGGCGGAGGAAGGAGCGGCCGGAAGTCAATTTCGCCGCCAGCCTCCATGGCGACAGCCCGGTGCCCTACGTGACGTATGTGCCCGCTCGGCGCGCGAGGTCCAAGGCCCCCCGGCCCGTCCTCATCTCGGGTGCGACGGGAACGCTGGGACGGGCCTTCGCCCGGCTGTGCAAGAATCGGGGAATCGCCTTCCAGCTTCTCTCGCGTCAGGACATGGACATCGCCTCGCTGGAGTCGGTGGAGCGCGCGATCGAGCGTTTCCAACCCTGGGCCCTCATCAACGCCGCGGGCTACGTGCGCGTGGACGATGCCGAGCTGGACGCCGCGAGATGCTTCCGGGAGAACGCCCTCGGTCCAGAGGTGCTCGCCACCGCCTGCGGTGCGCGGGGCGTGCGGCTGGTGACGTTCTCCTCGGACCTCGTCTTCGGAGGAGAACGCAACTCGGCCTACCTGGAGAGCTGCCCGGTACAGCCGCTCAACCAGTACGGCCGCAGCAAGGTGGAGGCCGAACGCAGGGTGCTGGAGCGGATGCCCGAGGCGTTGGTGGTGCGCACGGGGGCCTTCTTCGGCCCGTGGGATCGCCACAACTTCGTCACCCTCGCGCTCGGGACGCTCGCGAAGGGGGATCGGTTCGCGGCGGCGGACGACGTGGTCGTCTCCCCCACGTACGTGCCAGACCTGGTGCACACCTGCCTGGATCTGCTCCTCGACGAGGCGAGCGGCGTCTGGCACCTCACCAACGAGGGCGAGGTGACGTGGGCGGAGCTCGCGCGCCAGGCCGCCTCCCTGATGGGACTCAACCCGCGGCGGGTGGAGGGCCGTCCCCTCGAATCATTCGGGTGGTCGGCACCGAGGCCTCGTTATAGTGCCCTGTCGAGCGAGCGCGCCCAACTCATGCCCCCGCTCACCAAGGCCCTCGAGCGTTACCTCGAGGAAAATGAAAACAAGCCCGCGCAACGGGCAGCCGGCGGTGGCCGGGCGGTCTGCGCGGAGTGTGGAGGGACTGTCGATGAAGGTCATGGTGACGGGCGGTGCGGGCTACATCGGGAGCGTGGTGACGGAGGAGTTGCTGCGGGGGGGTGA
- the glf gene encoding UDP-galactopyranose mutase: protein MFDYMIVGAGFAGSVMAERLATVYGKRVIIVEKRPHIGGNAYDHYNDDGLLVHKYGPHIFHTNSQDVFDYLSRFTEWRPYQHRVLASVDGQLMPIPINLTTINQYFGLNLTAFQVEEFLQKLAEKRDKIRTSEDVIITKVGKELYEKFFRNYTRKQWGLDPSELDSTVIARIPVRSNRDDRYFSDKYQVMPLHGYTRMFERMLDHPNIKVLLNTDYHEVKNIIPYREMIFTGPVDEYFDYCYGKLPYRSLKFRHETHSTERFQAAPVVNFPNEYPYTRCTEFKYLTGQEHPKTSVVYEYPTAEGDPYYPVPRPENAELYRKYEQLAKDTPGVHFVGRLATYKYYNMDQVVAQALTLCTKIIGMRRRELLDMQVEGHA from the coding sequence ATGTTCGACTACATGATCGTGGGTGCGGGCTTCGCCGGTAGTGTGATGGCCGAGCGGCTCGCAACTGTGTACGGCAAACGGGTCATCATCGTGGAGAAGCGGCCGCACATCGGCGGCAACGCCTACGACCACTACAACGATGACGGGCTGCTCGTGCACAAGTACGGCCCGCACATCTTCCACACCAACTCGCAAGACGTCTTCGACTATCTCAGCCGCTTCACGGAGTGGCGCCCCTATCAGCACCGGGTGTTGGCGAGCGTGGACGGGCAGCTCATGCCCATCCCCATCAACCTCACCACCATCAACCAGTACTTCGGCCTCAACCTCACCGCCTTCCAGGTGGAGGAGTTCCTGCAGAAGCTCGCGGAGAAGCGCGACAAGATCCGCACCTCCGAGGACGTCATCATCACCAAGGTGGGCAAGGAGCTGTACGAGAAGTTCTTCCGCAACTACACGCGCAAGCAGTGGGGCCTGGATCCGAGCGAGCTGGACTCCACCGTCATCGCCCGCATCCCGGTGCGCTCCAACCGCGATGACCGCTACTTCAGCGACAAGTACCAGGTGATGCCGCTGCACGGGTACACCCGGATGTTCGAGCGGATGCTCGATCATCCCAACATCAAGGTGCTGCTGAACACGGACTACCACGAGGTGAAGAACATCATCCCCTACCGGGAGATGATCTTCACGGGCCCGGTCGACGAGTACTTCGACTATTGCTACGGCAAGCTGCCCTACCGCTCGCTGAAGTTCCGCCACGAGACGCACAGCACGGAGCGCTTCCAGGCGGCGCCGGTGGTGAACTTTCCCAACGAGTACCCGTACACCCGCTGCACCGAGTTCAAGTACCTCACCGGCCAGGAGCACCCGAAGACGAGCGTCGTCTACGAGTACCCCACCGCCGAGGGTGACCCGTACTACCCGGTGCCCCGCCCGGAGAACGCCGAGCTGTACCGCAAGTACGAGCAGCTCGCGAAGGACACGCCGGGTGTGCACTTCGTGGGCCGGCTGGCCACGTACAAGTACTACAACATGGACCAGGTGGTGGCGCAGGCGCTCACCTTGTGCACGAAGATCATCGGCATGCGCCGCCGGGAGCTGCTCGACATGCAGGTGGAGGGGCACGCGTGA
- a CDS encoding DUF3014 domain-containing protein: MSDPQPQQPRDGAPKPASSRTPVFIALGVVVVALLGIGGYLLWREKEVPAAIPPPAQPVAEAPSTPDAGSDAAPAQRMPPLGQSDVRVRELVALLSPEPLLQKWLASTEDLIRRFTSSVSNIAEGESPRAALSFMAPPGAFQVIERDGRTVIAPESFARYDPVVRVITSLDTQMSAHTYKALKPLIDEAYGEISRPGQRFDQTLSQAIQRMLDTPVPEGDLEVVDTPGVNFTYAAPELEQLSAAQKHLLRMGPANARALQAKLRELQGALALPSASR, encoded by the coding sequence ATGAGCGATCCGCAGCCGCAGCAGCCTCGAGACGGCGCACCGAAGCCCGCTTCGTCGCGCACGCCCGTGTTCATCGCCCTCGGAGTCGTCGTGGTGGCCCTCCTGGGCATCGGTGGGTACCTGCTGTGGCGTGAGAAGGAAGTGCCGGCCGCCATCCCGCCTCCCGCGCAGCCCGTGGCCGAGGCCCCGTCCACTCCCGATGCCGGGTCCGATGCCGCGCCCGCCCAGCGCATGCCGCCCCTGGGGCAGAGCGATGTCCGCGTGCGCGAGCTCGTGGCGCTGCTGTCCCCCGAGCCCCTGTTGCAGAAGTGGCTCGCCTCCACCGAGGATCTGATCCGGCGCTTCACCTCGTCCGTCAGCAACATCGCCGAGGGCGAGAGTCCGCGCGCCGCCCTCTCGTTCATGGCGCCTCCGGGGGCCTTCCAGGTCATCGAGCGCGACGGCCGCACCGTCATCGCCCCCGAGAGCTTCGCCCGCTATGATCCCGTGGTGCGCGTCATCACCTCGCTCGACACGCAGATGAGCGCGCACACGTACAAGGCGCTCAAGCCGCTCATCGACGAGGCCTACGGGGAGATCAGCCGCCCCGGCCAGCGCTTCGACCAGACGCTCTCCCAGGCCATCCAGCGGATGCTCGACACGCCGGTGCCCGAGGGGGACCTGGAGGTGGTGGACACGCCGGGCGTGAACTTCACCTACGCGGCGCCGGAGCTGGAGCAGCTCAGCGCCGCCCAGAAGCACCTGCTGCGCATGGGGCCGGCCAACGCCCGGGCCCTCCAGGCGAAGCTGCGCGAGCTGCAGGGGGCGCTCGCGCTGCCCTCCGCCAGCCGCTGA
- a CDS encoding transglycosylase SLT domain-containing protein yields MSWPLVAALWVAPARAEQPAPGPQNTVQQKDGDISNLAESASSRPQLDSSLDSESEEAPPEFTIGPAEPVAPGERQWVRKFERSDIKSYFAEGELAKAKAAYDRGRYRTARQLLETQEATPPVRYLRAMSALRMRQWATAAEEFASLAEAHPPLRDYCHFEAARAHERMRKWTEAIQHYGAVSPGARRYEDARFGMASILEKKKRDYAGAVAALTPIVQTDSPKPNNPAQARAWLTIARLARYQADYNGEHRAHLAVWALHPFSREASAAVKGLRDLPYVPKWKVARAETLLSLHHNHEAMDILERLLPKMELPDPLACRAQFAYGTALRKERKHSLAIRALRPVVEQCQDENLRPRALYVLGYSESVVEPESSIPTYLKLAQDYPQHPYADDALFYAAHKSLELGNKVAAMGYLDQLIAHHPDGNFASEALFQRFMVHRAEGQNEAALEALSRIEELKGKGSTHESVQRARYWRSRVLLSLNRPVEAHALMERVAAEGAATWYGLLARSRLTHEAPERARAVLDRLRSPLANADVWPLDAGNLAQDPHFVTGIELLKLEHREAPAELLAVDRKGRGEESIRLLFHILHSSGYERYARSIAWALRREGLAAPTEAETRLIYAAAYPHAFRNLVVQHSRSARVHPDIMQALIREESAFNPRARSPTGALGLSQLMPATAFAVARQLNVPLATPAALLEPRENIRLGSAYLGSLQRRFAGNPAYAVASYNAGPGAVDRWLSRFPDSELDEWVERIPVEETRLYVKRVLGSAAAYQLLYASSFTTLAFGERGSNNAGSR; encoded by the coding sequence ATGAGCTGGCCACTCGTCGCCGCCCTCTGGGTGGCGCCCGCTCGAGCCGAGCAGCCGGCGCCTGGCCCGCAGAACACGGTCCAGCAGAAGGACGGAGACATCTCCAATCTCGCCGAGAGCGCTTCCTCCCGGCCCCAGCTGGACTCCTCGCTGGACAGCGAAAGTGAGGAGGCCCCACCCGAGTTCACCATCGGGCCCGCGGAGCCGGTGGCTCCCGGTGAGCGCCAGTGGGTGCGCAAGTTCGAGCGCTCGGACATCAAGTCCTACTTCGCGGAGGGAGAGCTCGCGAAGGCGAAGGCCGCGTATGACCGGGGCCGCTACCGCACCGCGCGCCAGTTGCTGGAGACCCAGGAGGCCACGCCGCCGGTGCGCTACCTCCGGGCGATGAGCGCGCTGCGCATGAGGCAGTGGGCCACGGCGGCCGAGGAGTTCGCGTCGCTGGCGGAGGCCCATCCGCCCCTGCGCGACTACTGCCACTTCGAGGCGGCGCGCGCCCATGAGCGGATGCGCAAGTGGACCGAGGCCATCCAGCACTACGGAGCCGTGTCCCCGGGCGCGCGGCGCTACGAGGACGCCCGCTTCGGCATGGCGTCCATCCTCGAGAAGAAGAAGCGGGACTACGCCGGGGCCGTGGCGGCGCTCACCCCCATCGTCCAGACGGACTCGCCCAAGCCCAACAACCCCGCGCAGGCCAGGGCGTGGCTGACCATCGCCCGGCTGGCGCGCTACCAGGCCGACTACAACGGCGAGCACCGGGCGCACCTCGCGGTGTGGGCGCTCCATCCCTTCTCCAGGGAGGCCTCCGCGGCCGTGAAGGGGCTGCGCGACCTGCCCTACGTGCCCAAATGGAAGGTGGCGCGCGCCGAGACGCTGCTCTCCCTGCACCACAACCACGAGGCGATGGACATCCTGGAGCGGCTGCTTCCGAAGATGGAGCTGCCGGATCCGCTCGCCTGCCGCGCACAGTTCGCCTACGGCACGGCCCTGCGCAAGGAGCGCAAGCACTCGCTGGCCATCCGCGCGCTGCGGCCCGTCGTCGAGCAGTGCCAGGACGAGAACCTCCGCCCGCGCGCTCTGTACGTGCTGGGCTACTCGGAGTCGGTGGTGGAGCCGGAGAGCTCCATCCCCACCTACCTGAAGCTGGCGCAGGACTATCCCCAGCACCCGTACGCGGATGACGCGCTCTTCTACGCGGCGCACAAGTCGCTGGAGCTGGGCAACAAGGTGGCGGCCATGGGCTACCTGGATCAGCTCATCGCCCACCATCCGGACGGCAACTTCGCGTCCGAGGCGCTCTTCCAGCGCTTCATGGTGCACCGTGCAGAGGGACAGAACGAAGCGGCGCTCGAGGCGCTCTCGCGCATCGAGGAGCTCAAGGGCAAGGGCTCCACGCACGAGTCGGTGCAGCGGGCCCGCTACTGGCGATCGCGCGTGCTGCTGTCGCTGAACCGTCCCGTGGAGGCGCACGCGCTGATGGAGCGGGTGGCCGCCGAGGGCGCGGCCACGTGGTACGGGCTGCTGGCGCGCTCGCGTCTGACGCACGAGGCGCCGGAGCGGGCCCGCGCCGTCCTGGATCGGCTGCGCAGCCCCCTGGCCAACGCGGACGTCTGGCCGCTGGACGCGGGCAACCTCGCGCAGGATCCGCACTTCGTCACCGGCATCGAACTGCTGAAGCTGGAGCACCGCGAGGCGCCCGCGGAGCTGCTGGCCGTGGACCGCAAGGGCCGCGGCGAGGAGTCCATCCGGCTGCTCTTCCACATCCTCCACTCGTCCGGCTACGAGCGGTACGCGCGCAGCATCGCGTGGGCCCTGCGGCGCGAGGGGCTGGCCGCGCCCACCGAGGCCGAGACGCGCCTCATCTACGCCGCGGCCTACCCGCACGCCTTCCGCAACCTGGTGGTGCAGCACAGCCGGTCGGCGCGCGTGCACCCGGACATCATGCAGGCCCTCATCCGCGAGGAGAGCGCCTTCAACCCCAGGGCGCGCTCGCCCACGGGAGCGCTGGGGCTGTCCCAGCTCATGCCGGCCACGGCCTTCGCGGTGGCTCGCCAGCTCAACGTGCCACTGGCCACCCCCGCGGCGCTGCTCGAGCCCCGGGAGAACATCCGCCTCGGCTCGGCGTACCTGGGCAGCCTGCAACGACGCTTCGCGGGCAACCCGGCCTACGCGGTGGCCAGCTACAACGCGGGCCCTGGTGCGGTGGACCGCTGGCTGTCGCGCTTCCCCGACTCCGAGCTGGACGAGTGGGTGGAGCGGATTCCGGTGGAGGAGACGCGCCTCTACGTCAAGCGGGTGCTCGGCAGCGCAGCCGCCTACCAACTGCTCTACGCCTCCTCCTTCACCACGCTGGCCTTCGGGGAGCGAGGCTCCAATAATGCGGGCTCGCGCTGA
- a CDS encoding AAA family ATPase, whose protein sequence is MAITQLEVAGYRSVRGLVLPVGPLTVIVGPNGSGKTNLYRSLFLLSAAADGRLAQVLAEEGGVPSVLWAGSREKKPVRMTVGVTLDDLAYELSIGPVPPAGGRDKYSPSLFNLDPEVKEEHLWSLDGGRRAVLMERKNRTAFLRDSEGNRTSFPVQLWEGESVMSQLAEPHRFPRLSELQRTLRMWRFYHHFRTDPEAPQRSPQVGVRTPVLAHDGRDLAAALQTIIEIGDEKGLERAVSDAFPGSRVEVQAPQGRFSLFLHQPGLLRPLAARELSDGTLRYLCLLAALLSPRPPAFLALNEPETSLHPELLAPLGRLIVDASLHGQIWVTTHAEPLARAIAERSGVEPVRLTKELGATVLEGNEAPEE, encoded by the coding sequence ATGGCCATCACCCAACTCGAGGTCGCCGGGTACCGCTCGGTGCGCGGTCTCGTGCTGCCCGTGGGTCCCCTCACCGTCATCGTGGGGCCCAATGGCAGTGGCAAGACGAACCTCTATCGCTCGCTCTTCCTCCTGTCCGCGGCGGCCGATGGCCGGTTGGCTCAGGTGCTCGCCGAAGAGGGCGGCGTGCCCAGCGTGCTGTGGGCGGGCTCGCGCGAGAAGAAGCCCGTGCGCATGACCGTTGGCGTCACCCTGGATGACCTGGCCTACGAGCTGAGCATCGGTCCCGTACCTCCCGCGGGTGGGAGGGACAAATACTCCCCCAGCCTCTTCAACCTCGATCCGGAGGTGAAGGAGGAGCACCTGTGGTCACTCGATGGCGGGCGGCGCGCGGTGCTCATGGAGCGCAAGAACCGCACGGCCTTCCTCCGGGACTCGGAGGGCAACCGGACCTCCTTCCCCGTGCAGCTCTGGGAGGGCGAGTCGGTGATGTCCCAGCTCGCCGAGCCGCACCGCTTCCCTCGCCTGTCCGAGTTGCAGCGCACGCTTCGGATGTGGCGCTTCTACCACCACTTCCGCACGGATCCGGAGGCGCCCCAGCGCTCGCCACAGGTGGGCGTGCGCACGCCCGTGCTGGCTCATGATGGGCGTGATCTGGCCGCCGCCCTCCAGACCATCATCGAGATCGGAGATGAGAAGGGGCTCGAGCGCGCTGTCTCGGATGCGTTCCCGGGCTCGCGGGTGGAGGTGCAGGCGCCGCAGGGGCGCTTCAGCCTGTTCCTCCACCAGCCGGGGCTGCTGCGTCCTCTCGCCGCGCGCGAGCTGTCGGACGGGACGCTGCGCTACCTCTGCCTCCTGGCGGCGCTGCTGAGTCCGCGACCTCCCGCGTTCCTCGCGCTCAACGAGCCGGAGACGAGCCTCCACCCGGAACTCCTGGCGCCGCTGGGGCGGCTCATCGTGGACGCCTCGCTTCACGGTCAAATCTGGGTCACGACCCATGCGGAGCCGCTGGCCCGGGCCATCGCGGAGCGCTCGGGGGTGGAGCCGGTGCGGCTGACAAAAGAACTCGGGGCAACAGTGCTGGAGGGAAATGAGGCGCCGGAGGAATAA
- the galE gene encoding UDP-glucose 4-epimerase GalE, which yields MKVMVTGGAGYIGSVVTEELLRGGDEVVVYDSLYKGHREAVVEGATFVKGDLLDTALLRETLAHHKVEAVVHMAADSLVGESVKVPAKYYRNNVLGGLSLLDAMLGAEVKYLVFSSTAAVYGEPAKQPIEETDPTQPTNPYGETKLAFERALRWYDEAHGLRFVSLRYFNAAGATERSGERHDPETHLIPIILQAAAGQRPEVTVFGDDYPTPDGTCVRDYIHVVDLAQAHILALHALAKGHPSSIYNLGCGGEGYSVKQVIDCARRVTGREIPVSKGPRRAGDPAVLIASSARIVRELGWRPTQQKLDAIVESAWRWMQRQR from the coding sequence ATGAAGGTCATGGTGACGGGCGGTGCGGGCTACATCGGGAGCGTGGTGACGGAGGAGTTGCTGCGGGGGGGTGACGAAGTCGTCGTCTACGACAGCCTCTACAAGGGTCACCGGGAGGCGGTGGTGGAGGGCGCCACCTTCGTGAAGGGCGATCTGCTCGACACCGCGCTGCTGCGCGAGACGCTCGCCCACCACAAGGTCGAGGCGGTGGTGCACATGGCAGCCGACTCGCTGGTGGGCGAGTCGGTGAAGGTGCCGGCGAAGTACTACCGCAACAACGTCCTCGGGGGGCTCAGCCTGCTGGATGCCATGCTCGGGGCGGAGGTGAAGTACCTCGTCTTCTCCTCCACCGCCGCCGTCTACGGCGAGCCAGCCAAGCAACCCATCGAGGAGACGGATCCCACCCAGCCGACCAACCCGTATGGCGAGACGAAGCTCGCCTTCGAGCGGGCCCTGCGCTGGTACGACGAGGCCCACGGGCTGCGCTTCGTGAGCCTGCGCTACTTCAACGCCGCGGGTGCCACCGAGCGCAGCGGCGAGCGCCATGATCCCGAGACGCACCTCATCCCGATCATCCTCCAGGCGGCGGCCGGCCAGCGGCCCGAGGTCACCGTCTTCGGCGACGACTACCCCACCCCGGATGGCACCTGCGTGCGTGACTACATCCACGTGGTGGACCTGGCGCAGGCGCACATCCTCGCCCTGCACGCACTGGCCAAGGGGCACCCGAGCTCCATCTACAACCTGGGCTGCGGCGGTGAGGGCTATAGCGTGAAGCAGGTCATCGACTGTGCCCGCCGCGTCACGGGACGGGAGATTCCCGTGAGCAAGGGACCGCGGCGGGCCGGAGATCCAGCGGTGCTCATCGCCAGCTCCGCGCGCATCGTGCGCGAGCTCGGCTGGCGGCCCACGCAGCAGAAGCTCGACGCCATCGTGGAGTCCGCCTGGCGCTGGATGCAGCGCCAGCGCTAA